From the genome of Triticum aestivum cultivar Chinese Spring chromosome 1A, IWGSC CS RefSeq v2.1, whole genome shotgun sequence:
NNNNNNNNNNNNNNNNNNNNNNNNNNNNNNNNNNNNNNNNNNNNNNNNNNNNNNNNNNNNNNNNNNNNNNNNNNNNNNNNNNNNNNNNNNNNNNNNNNNNNNNNNNNNNNNNNNNNNNNNNNNNNNNNNNNNNNNNNNNNNNNNNNNNNNNNNNNNNNCTCTCCCCCTTCTCTAACTCTGACTTCCACAAATACGTCGCCGGCTACAGGCTACTgatcctcggcggcggcggcaccgcCACCTAATGCTACTTCTCCCCGCCGACGCACTCCACTGCCTGTTCTGGTGCTATGGTTGGCTACCGCCTCTCTTTCCTAGACCTCATCGTTCCCACCCTGCCGCCTCCCAAATTCAAATTTTCGTCACCCAAATGCGCGCGCCTGGTCGAACTGTCTAGAAACCACCCTTTCAGCCCAATATAAATACAAGTGAGCAGGCAGATGAGACTCACACTGCTCGAACTACATCCCAAGAAGCAACACGGTGGTCAAGCTCTCATATCTTCAAATCGACAGATTGTGAGGAGGTCGATTTACTACCCATCGCCTTCTAATTTGCTTCGCCAAGGACCAAGGTATGTTGTGTTATGCAATACCAAGATTTAGTAATGATTGCAATAGATGAGTATCTGCACATACTACTATTAGATGATGATGCCTCTTTTATTTGTGAAGTTAACATCAAAACAAGAATTTGCAGATCACTGTATGGTTGTATAACATgttttttatttgttattttaaGTTTTTATGCATACTGATCGTTGGGGCTTTGACCTCCAAGTTGGTCAGTTTCCTATTAAAAGAATTAAAAGATCTGCATCTTAGTTCTAGGTGGATCAGCTTATTTTATATGAGTCGGTCAGAGAGAAACTGATGTTGCTAGGTTTGTTATATTTCCCTTCATATAAAATCACATGACTTAGTCAGTCATATGTATGCATAGAGATACTCACTTCAGCTCCAACTGTCCTTGGGTTTGGTTTTCACCAACTAAATCactgaaatttttgaaaaaaaatgattaTTTACATGGCAGGTCCAGAAGAAATTTGATAAGCCTAGAAGTTCCTGGAGAAACACTTGGATTTGGGTGTGAAGCTGAAAATTAAAAGGTCAGGACCAAATTCATACTTGATCACCAGAATTCATTGGTTTACTGTTGTATTCTATTATGCTTTGGCTTGTACTTTTTGGCTGCCACACCTCTGCATAACATTTGTTTTTATTCATGTTGCTTACCTGATTATCAAATTCATCCAGTGTGCAATTTCGTATCTAATGATGATGAACTGCCCTTCGGTTAAGGAATGTTTCTTTTGACTTCTGGCAAAGAATAGTTGTCTTATTAGATTGCATATAGTGTTCCTACTAGCTTTCAATTCAATTTTTTCTAACCTCCACTTCTGTTTTTTGGGGGAAACTAGCAGCTATTACACCCGAAATGTTACAGCTCTCGTGCCAACAAAGTGCTAAAGGAAAACAAAAAGGTTGGTTCTTGTACCTTACTGTTTGGCAAAACAATCTGCTTGTATATTTCTTATTTATACCTAACCATTTACCGTCCAACTTGTAATAACACAATGGTCGACAGCAGTAGCAAGCCCAACAGAACTTGCTCCAATGGCATGCCATGTGCTCGAACAGGTTTATTTATACGTGAACCAACGGATGCGACAAATTTAAGTTATCATCTTCAGATGATGAAGTGACAAACCAATCAGCGATGGTGATTTTTCCTACTTATACTGGTATGCTCACATCAATCGACGGATTGGAGCGAGGAGAAAGCTCAAAAGGTAAATATATAGGGCGgaagtgtttgcttatataattCCGTTTACCCACTTAATTAATTTCTCGTGTAAATTCTGTAGGGCGAAAGCGTGCACGTGAAGCAATAAGATATGCTAGCCGTACACCAGAGCAAATCCAAGCAAGGCGAGAACGTGTTAGAGCACGTCGGCAAAATTTGACACCTAAGGAGAAGGAAGAGATTAATGCACGAAGAAGAGAGAAACGACAACGTATGACACTTGAAGAGAGAAATGCAAGCCAGCGAGCATGTAGGCAAAGTTTGACACTAGAGGAGAGGCAAGAAAGAAATGCACGCCAACGAGCGCGTCGGCAAAGCCTGCCACCGGAAGAGCGGCGGGCACTTCTAGCTCAACGTAATGCAAGTTATGCATCTAGACGAGATACCCCATGCATGGATTCCATTGTATCAAATTGCCCTATGGGTTCATTGCTGGGACATGCATCATCAAGCTCTTATGCCTTTAGTTACCCAAGTACACTGACTCAAACTTTTTCTACAATTCAAGGTAATTCTCACATACACATTCCTTTATTTGCCAATTTTGTCAAAGTTGAGCATGCATTTTTACAAAGTCATTGAAATAGCAGGTAATCTAGAAAGCATACCTGAAGGAATGGAAGATGATCACATAGTTTTCACTAGCAAAGGTATGATTGTGgtgctgatgccttccttttctcaACTACTATAACACACACTACTCAAACTATGTAGTAACTTCATTCCTCAAATTACATTTAGGTGACGCTAATACTGTCCAGTGCAAGGAACTCACATCGGTGCAATGTCCAACATCTACATCAGTGGACAGTTCATCATTGGCCCCTGATGACTCCATATGCCCAGGTTCCCCAACGGAAAGCTTTAATGTGGATGATGATTTTTCTCATATgaccgaagaagaagatgatgagtactTCGCATTTGCTGGGAGAGGTATTAAAAATTCCATGGATGTCTTATTTCCCTACATATGTATAGCACAGAAAATGCAATACCTATATATAACACAATTCATCTCATGTGTGTACAGGGAACACTGAAGATTGCGATGACATGGTAGATGCTTTTACAACAGACAACATTGTTCCTGACCCATATGACTGTGTTTACCAGAATATACCAAAAAGTACTCACACACTGGTGCCAAAGCCTGATTGCAAGCATTGCGGCGCAAAGAGGTTCCAGTATGAGACAAATGGATTTTGTTGCCAGTCTGGAAAAATTAAGTTAGCACAGTCAGAACCACCCTTGGAACTTCAGATGTTGTACACAAGTTCAGATAGTGATGATGTAcattttctctactcttataaaaaccacaattggtgatgatggtgtgcctgccaactTTGATTCACAATCGTTCGATTCATATCCAACGTCCAGGAAGCAACCCATGGCAATTTTACAAAGACACCCACTATTCTATTACATTTTGCAAATATGCCCTTGTCTCTCTCTTCAAGCCTATCCCCCGGCTCTCCCCCAACCTCATCCAACCAGTAGCACCGGGAGCGTCGGAGCCGATATGGCGTGGTGGCCGCCGGCGGTGCCGTCCGCCTCGGAGCCTCTCATGCCTCCCTCAACTCCACCGGCCACCACAACCCCTCCCCCCCCCGCCCCCCTTCTCCATCTCCTCCGTTGCCGACCTCTGCAGGCACACCGGCGGCGCCGTCCCTCCGCAGGCGCCTCTCCCGCCTCCTTCTCTTCCAGAGAAGTGCCGCCGCACAGCAGNNNNNNNNNNNNNNNNNNNNNNNNNNNNNNN
Proteins encoded in this window:
- the LOC123066914 gene encoding uncharacterized protein, which encodes MVIFPTYTGMLTSIDGLERGESSKGRKRAREAIRYASRTPEQIQARRERVRARRQNLTPKEKEEINARRREKRQRMTLEERNASQRACRQSLTLEERQERNARQRARRQSLPPEERRALLAQRNASYASRRDTPCMDSIVSNCPMGSLLGHASSSSYAFSYPSTLTQTFSTIQGNLESIPEGMEDDHIVFTSKGDANTVQCKELTSVQCPTSTSVDSSSLAPDDSICPGSPTESFNVDDDFSHMTEEEDDEYFAFAGRGNTEDCDDMVDAFTTDNIVPDPYDCVYQNIPKSTHTLVPKPDCKHCGAKRFQYETNGFCCQSGKIKLAQSEPPLELQMLYTSSDSDDVHFLYSYKNHNW